Part of the Pseudomonas abietaniphila genome is shown below.
TTCATTGACTCGCTGGTGACACCGGGCCACGCCTCGACACCCGGCTTCAATGACGTGCAGCACTTTGTGACAGGCCGTTACGTGTAAGACAGGCCTGTAAAGATAAGGGTGGCTGGCGAACGCACTGTAAAGCCATTGAATGTACTGACTGACACTGCGCCTTCGCCAGCAAGCCGACTCCTACAGTGTTGTGCAACTACAGCTACTCCCAAGGCGCAGGGTCACCAAACAATTGGCCCTGCACGCCTTGAATCCCCATCTCCCGCAGTACCTGGAACTCACCTTCCGTCTCGACCCGCTCGGCAATCAAGGGCAGATCGATGCTGTGTGCCGCGCGCTGAATCGCTTCGATGAACAAGCGTTTGTGCCGCTCCTGGTCGATGGCCCGGATGTAGCTGCCTTCGATTTTCAGGTACGCCAACCCCAGACTCGACAGGTTACCGATCATGCTGAAGCGTCCGCCAAAATGTTGCAGCGCGAGTGAATAACCCAACTCCTTGAGCCGGCGCGTCAGGTCCTCCAGCGCCTGCTGATCGGGCACCTGCTCCTCGCCGATCTCCAGAATCAGCCTCGACGCCAGGTGCGCATGCCTTCGCAATAGATCGAACATCGCATTCAGCGCGCCGGAATCACCCAACGTGGCCGCCGACAGGTTCAGCGCCAGCTTCTGGTCGTGACGAAGGAGTTGTTCGAAAACGGTTTCCAGCATCACCCGATCGTGCCGGGCAGACCAGCCGAAGCGCTCGATCCAGGGCAAGAAACGCCCGGCGGGCAACGTTTGCGAGTCCTCGTCGATTACCCGGGACAGCACTTTGAAATGCAGCACGCGACTGATGTCATTGGCGTCCATCACCGGTTGAAAGAACAACTGAAACCGACGCTCTGACAGGGCCTGATCAAGCAATTCGTACCAGGCGTGATGATCGTCTTCCAGGCTGTCCACGGCGCCGTGCTCGATGCAGTACCAAATATGGTCGGTTTGGGTTTCTGCCTGAGACAAAGCCTGGTCTGCCAGCCCCAACAACGTTTGTGCCGAATCTCCCGGGGTGTAGGGCGCCAAGCCAATGAAGGCCGCAGGGCTGACGTCCGACGCGCCTGTTCCGCGCAGACTGCTCAACGCGGTTTCCAGTTCATGGGCCAGTTGCAGGGCCTCTTCCTTGACCAGACCAGGCGCCAGCACGGCGAACTCGCCGCCCCGAATGCGGCTGATCAAATGCCGCGCTTCGGCATGATTGAAACACTGACGCAGCAGCACATCGCTGACGGCCACCAACAAGGCATCGGCCTTCTGGCCGCCCATGCGCTCGTTCAGCCCGGTCAGGTCATTTACGCGCATCAACAACAAGTAGCCCGAACGGGCATCTTCGACCTGGCTGACGTGCTCGTTCAACCGCATGTCGAAATAACGCCGGTTGGCGAGGCCCGTCAGGCTGTCTTCATAAGACTCGATACGCAGCTTCTCGGTCCGCTCGGCCTGTTCGTGAAAGAGCGCCTTTAGCTTGTCCACCATCTGATTCATCGCCAGCACCACTCGGCGCAACTCGGGCGTGGCGGGCAATTCCGACACGCTCAGAAACTCGCGACGACCGATGGCCTGGGATTGTTCGACCAGGTAATCCAGCGGCCGAAGTTGCCGACGCAAGAGCCACGCGCCGAGCAGGAAGCTGATCGCACCGCACAGCAGCAGCCAACCCAGATTACCCAGGGCCGCTTGCCAGAGCTTGCCGATGGCAAACATCGGATGGCTGACCACCTCGACCTTGGCCGCCGGACGCCAGCCCCGGCTGACAATCGCACTGGCGCCAGCAGGTTCGAGGGCAATCAGATCGATGAACCAGTCAGGCGCCGTGGCCGCAGGCGTAGCGTTACGCTCTACGATGACCTTGCCGGTGGTGAGGTTGACGACCCGAATGCGTGCGTAATAACCGCTGTCGAAAATCGAGCTGACCACCAGTTCCATCATCGTCGGATCGTCCACCGACGGTTTCAATGACAGCGCCAGCGCAGTGGCGGCATCCTGCGCGTGGGATCGCAGTTGGTTGACGTATTGGTTGCGCGAGCTTTCCAGGCTGACCATGAATCCGCCGCTGAAGGCGACGATCATGAATAGACAGATGGCGATCAACAGCTGTTTGAACAGGGTCATAGGCAAATCCTTGTTCTTTCGGATAGATCAGGGCGTATTGCCCTCAACCGGAAAACCTTCGGCTTTCATCTTGTTCAGCACGTCTTGCCAGCGGGACAACTGCTTGATGTCCCCCGCTATGCTGCTGCTCCCTATGGTGGTATCCGTCGCGTCAGGCAACCACACGCCTTCACCGTTGAAGGCGTACACCGGCAGCAGGTCCTTGCGTGCGTCCGCGGGCTCAATGGTGTCGACCAGACTGTCGAGCACCAACGGCTCACCGTCTGCGTCGGGGTAATACGTGAGCACCATGTGCGCACGCTCCGGGTTGAGCACCTTGACGTAGGTGATCAACAATTTGTCTGCGGGCATGCCCAATTGCCGCAGGCTGAAGTACTTGGCGATGGCAAAATCTTCGCAGTCCCCCGCGCCCTTCCACAGCGACTGAACAGGCGTGGCCCAATAGTCATCCACTTTCCACAGGTCGATGTCCTCGACGTAGCGCAGCTCCTGATTGAAGAACTGGTTGACCCGCTGCAGCAGCTCCGGATCGCTGGCGGGTTTGTGGCCGTTGAGCAGGGCTCTCCAGGCATCGACGCGGTGCCGCCCTTCCACCGATGGACCGTACAACGTGCTGGCACGCCGCGTGATCAGCGAGAAGTCCCAACCGGCATACGCCAGACTCACCAACACGACACCCGTCAGCAGTAGCTGACAAAGCCTGCGTGCAAGCCGGTCAACAGCGAAACGGGTCGCCAAGGCGCTCAATCCATGGGATCGACCGGAGGTACTCGCTGGCGAGCCTCCAACCGGGGAAAATAATGGCATCTGGCGATCATTGGCTTGCAATTCAATGACTTCGATTGTCTGCCGACGTGAGCGTTGAAATGCCGCGTCCAGGCGACCGTTTTCCGACGCCTTGTATCGGTAAAAGGATAGAACACGGTAGGCACATGAACGCCACAAAGCCTTGTAGAATGCGGTCCCCCGAAACAAGCCGAACGAAAGTCCAGGTTTGACAACCCGGGTTACGGCCTCTAGTGTTCCATTGGATCCAATCTCTGATCAGTGAAGAAGAAGTCATCGATGCGCAGGACTGAGAAAGAACAATTTCTGCGAGAAGTGCTCGGCGACGAACAGCCGCCTGCGCACCTTGCGCGCGCGGTGATCGAAGAAAAATTGCGCGCCGCGATTCTCGACGGACGCCTGCCCGCCGGCGTCGCCTTGCGCCAGCAAGAGCTGGCCACGCTGTTTGGTGTGAGCCGTATGCCTGTGCGTGAGGCTTTGCGCCAGCTTGAGGCTCAATCGCTGCTGCGCGTAGAGACCCACAAGGGCGCTGTCGTCGCTCCGCTGATCAACGAAGACGCTACCGATGCCTATGCGCTGCGCATCCTGCTGGAGTCCGAGGCCCTGCGACAGTCGATTCCGCTGCTCACCGCCGACGACATCGACCTGGCCCGCAGTTATATCGAGCAACTCGAGCTCGAAACTGATTACTCGAAGATTGGCACGCTCAACCGAATGTTCCACATGACCTTGTATTCCCGGGCGCAGAACAAACGCCTGCTCAAGCTGGTCGAAGACGGTCTGAACGAGGAGGAACGCTTTCTGCGGTTCAACCTCAAATACATGGGACTGGGCAAGCTGTCCCAAAACGACCATAGGGAATTGTTGCAGATGGCCGAGGCTGGCGCTGTCGACGAGACGGTCCACGCCCTCGCTCACCACTTGAACCGTGGTGTCGAGGCCATCAACACCTATCTGAAAAGCCGTCCAGCGGAAGCCGCCAAACCCGCCACGGTGTCAAGGAAGCGCGCCCTCGCCCAATGAGGGTTCGACGATCGTGAGCGGCGACTATGCTCATGTCCAGCAGTTCGCGCCCCTGTCTGCAGTTGCCGCTCGCAACCGGATGAGGCAAGGGGTTCAATGAGCACCGGCTTTAGCGGTGCCAGCGCCGAAGGACCCGGCCCCACGGTTGTGATAAGCCTGCATAAACAGGCTTGGGGAAACCTGAGTGAACGCCAAAAACAAATGGCTGATGGTTGTCAATTCAGGACAGCCCATCAGGACGCGTTTGATCTGCTTCCCGCACGCGGGCGGCGATCCGGAGCAGTTTCGTGACTGGTCGGAAGGCCTCGCGGATCACATCGAACTGGTGACGCTGCGCCTGCCGGGCCACGGCAGTCGGCTCAAGGAAACGCCCTTCGATCAATGGGCGCCATTGCTGGAAGACACCTTCTCCGCGTTGCGACATTACCTGACCGAACCGCATGCCTTCTACGGTCACGGTTTCGGCGGCCGTATGGCGTACGAAATGGCGCGGGTGGCGCAAACGCAGTTCCCCGGCATGACCCGACACCTGTTCATCTCCGGTTGTCGCAGCCCTGACAGCCAACAGCCTCAACCCTACCTGCATACGCTGCCCAAAGACGACTTCATCGAGGCGCTGATCAAACTCGGCGCAGCGCCTGAGTCGATGCTTCATGACAAGAAGCTGATGCGCCTGTTCGAGCCGGTCATGCGCAGCGACCTGAAGCTTGCCGAGTTGTGGTCGCATTATCCTGACGGAGGTCTGAACATGCCGCTGACCGCCCTTTACGGCAGCGAAGACCCACTCGACACTGCCGCCAGCATGATGAACTGGCGGGAATTCACGCGTCGCGAATTCGAGTTGATCGAAGTCCGCGGCGATCATTACTTCCTCAGAGCGCAGCGAGACCGTCTGCTCCACATCATCAACACTCACCTGGGGCTGCTGGGCGTCTGACAGACCGCGCAGCGACGCTCTCTCCTGTCGGAGGGAGTTTGCTCACGACCACTGGATGACACACGTCGCGAATGCGCCGATGTGTGGGTGAGCAGATTCACACCGACAAGGCTTCTACGCCCACCTGTCTGCTCACCTATCGTGAAATCTCCTGGCCTCGACGCAGCGCGTTTCTGTGTTCAGGCACACTCGGGTGACGAAATCGTCTGCAGTCGATTTTGTAAACGGATGTCATGGAGAAAAAAAGGAGCAGTGCAGAGGG
Proteins encoded:
- the lapD gene encoding cyclic di-GMP receptor LapD, giving the protein MTLFKQLLIAICLFMIVAFSGGFMVSLESSRNQYVNQLRSHAQDAATALALSLKPSVDDPTMMELVVSSIFDSGYYARIRVVNLTTGKVIVERNATPAATAPDWFIDLIALEPAGASAIVSRGWRPAAKVEVVSHPMFAIGKLWQAALGNLGWLLLCGAISFLLGAWLLRRQLRPLDYLVEQSQAIGRREFLSVSELPATPELRRVVLAMNQMVDKLKALFHEQAERTEKLRIESYEDSLTGLANRRYFDMRLNEHVSQVEDARSGYLLLMRVNDLTGLNERMGGQKADALLVAVSDVLLRQCFNHAEARHLISRIRGGEFAVLAPGLVKEEALQLAHELETALSSLRGTGASDVSPAAFIGLAPYTPGDSAQTLLGLADQALSQAETQTDHIWYCIEHGAVDSLEDDHHAWYELLDQALSERRFQLFFQPVMDANDISRVLHFKVLSRVIDEDSQTLPAGRFLPWIERFGWSARHDRVMLETVFEQLLRHDQKLALNLSAATLGDSGALNAMFDLLRRHAHLASRLILEIGEEQVPDQQALEDLTRRLKELGYSLALQHFGGRFSMIGNLSSLGLAYLKIEGSYIRAIDQERHKRLFIEAIQRAAHSIDLPLIAERVETEGEFQVLREMGIQGVQGQLFGDPAPWE
- the lapG gene encoding cysteine protease LapG, giving the protein MATRFAVDRLARRLCQLLLTGVVLVSLAYAGWDFSLITRRASTLYGPSVEGRHRVDAWRALLNGHKPASDPELLQRVNQFFNQELRYVEDIDLWKVDDYWATPVQSLWKGAGDCEDFAIAKYFSLRQLGMPADKLLITYVKVLNPERAHMVLTYYPDADGEPLVLDSLVDTIEPADARKDLLPVYAFNGEGVWLPDATDTTIGSSSIAGDIKQLSRWQDVLNKMKAEGFPVEGNTP
- a CDS encoding GntR family transcriptional regulator, whose amino-acid sequence is MRRTEKEQFLREVLGDEQPPAHLARAVIEEKLRAAILDGRLPAGVALRQQELATLFGVSRMPVREALRQLEAQSLLRVETHKGAVVAPLINEDATDAYALRILLESEALRQSIPLLTADDIDLARSYIEQLELETDYSKIGTLNRMFHMTLYSRAQNKRLLKLVEDGLNEEERFLRFNLKYMGLGKLSQNDHRELLQMAEAGAVDETVHALAHHLNRGVEAINTYLKSRPAEAAKPATVSRKRALAQ
- a CDS encoding thioesterase II family protein, which codes for MNAKNKWLMVVNSGQPIRTRLICFPHAGGDPEQFRDWSEGLADHIELVTLRLPGHGSRLKETPFDQWAPLLEDTFSALRHYLTEPHAFYGHGFGGRMAYEMARVAQTQFPGMTRHLFISGCRSPDSQQPQPYLHTLPKDDFIEALIKLGAAPESMLHDKKLMRLFEPVMRSDLKLAELWSHYPDGGLNMPLTALYGSEDPLDTAASMMNWREFTRREFELIEVRGDHYFLRAQRDRLLHIINTHLGLLGV